In Uranotaenia lowii strain MFRU-FL chromosome 2, ASM2978415v1, whole genome shotgun sequence, one genomic interval encodes:
- the LOC129742670 gene encoding phenoloxidase-activating factor 2-like translates to RRKFRRKSCQKQSITIYFDECGKRNTEGIGFGIVGSQNLESEYAEFPWVVAISVETFDLSGETERKYVCGGSLVKPNVVLTAAHCIVNRTAETIYVRAGEWDSQTTNELFPHQDRGVSNVVIHEHYNQAFQFNNIALLFLESSFQTAENIQTICLPPQGTVFSDENCVATGWGKENFNSNNYQAILKKIELPIVAHGTCQKALRTTRLGSRFSLHNSFLCAGGKAGLDTCTGDGGSPLVCPIPDQPNRYYQAGIVAWGVGCGMEDIPGVYTRSSLYTDWINDKIETQVTAEELGFYK, encoded by the exons CGGAGAAAATTCAGGCGGAAGTCTTGTCAAAAGCAATCCATAACAATCTATTTTGACGAATGTGGGAAGCGTAATACAGAAGGAATTGGATTTGGTATCGTCGGATCGCAAAATTTGGAGTCCGAATACGCAGAATTCCCATGGGTGGTGGCCATATCTGTCGAAACCTTCGATTTGTCTGGCGAAACTGAAAGGAAATATGTTTGTGGAGGATCCCTAGTGAAGCCGAACGTTGTGCTCACTGCGGCGCATTGTATTGTCAATCGCACAGCTGAAACAATCTACGTCAGAGCCGGTGAATGGGATTCCCAAACAACCAATGAGCTGTTTCCCCATCAG GACCGCGGAGTATCTAATGTGGTTATACATGAGCACTACAATCAAGCCTTCCAGTTCAACAATATTGCGCTGCTGTTCCTAGAATCGTCATTCCAAACtgctgaaaatattcaaacgaTTTGTTTACCACCCCAAGGTACCGTATTTTCAGACGAAAATTGTGTTGCAACCGGATGGGGAAAGGAGAACTTCAACTCCAACAACTATCAGGCCATATTGAAAAAGATAGAATTGCCAATCGTGGCACACGGAACCTGCCAGAAGGCTCTTAGGACGACGAGGCTTGGAAGTCGATTTTCTTTGCACAATTCGTTCCTATGTGCGGGTGGTAAGGCTGGTCTTGACACCTGCACTGGTGATGGAGGATCTCCTCTGGTTTGCCCGATTCCTGATCAACCGAATCGATACTATCAGGCGGGCATCGTCGCTTGGGGAGTCGGATGCGGTATGGAAGATATTCCAGGAGTTTACACCCGTAGCAGTTTGTACACTGATTGGATTAACGATAAAATTGAAACTCAAGTAACAGCTGAAGAGTTGGGATTTTACAAGTGA